A genomic segment from Asterias amurensis chromosome 6, ASM3211899v1 encodes:
- the LOC139938163 gene encoding uncharacterized protein: MAERLPQGEESKVMCQACDEENAAISRCLSCEHYLCLQCQKAHQRFSALKNHEIKTLAELQEVDETQTESTMNISRCDIHPNQDFCLYCMTCEQLICKVCAKQHRAPKHTVVDLKSATEKSIKNIIDGASQLDRSCYNLTSRLEPLFYNLCIMINETKRHISEKADKEVIKIRIMEKNLLQEASDAGSRKGKTLAKLMFAKESLSSVQYSNTPCESMKILKNRQKHLQEYINIDAEEAVDLTNDLSFLSFKESEGGMEGEMGTLLLKETRWEMLTAEVGGQFNGAFSTDRLILMGQEDALRTKPRMKPDGNILHTYNQSWLRGYLENPNSLAVNKDDHIIILDGPTVKTFGSNCRLLISQFTPDEDFEPTCLAVDENNLIAVGYEDKETVSLHNPDGSLIRTRSTPGIDKYMAMRNQRIIYTSRIDRALICVQCCSRDLPVRDRGGNRAPPPHPTPIHRGGDRAPPPHPTPIYRGGDRAPPPHLTPIHRWGDRAPPPHPTPIHRGGDRAPPPHPSPIHRWGDRAPPPHPTPIHRGGDRAPPPHPTPIHRWGDRAPPPHPTPIHRGGDRAPPPHPTPKPRPISGYPTPKPRQRPTCTPRRQTIM, from the coding sequence atggcGGAACGGCTTCCACAAGGTGAAGAGTCAAAGGTCATGTGTCAGGCTTGTGATGAGGAAAACGCGGCAATTTCACGATGTTTGAGTTGTGAACATTACCTCTGTCTGCAGTGTCAGAAAGCACACCAACGTTTCTCTGCATTGAAGAATCATGAGATCAAAACTTTGGCTGAATTGCAAGAAGTTGATGAAACCCAAACTGAATCAACGATGAACATCTCCAGATGTGACATCCATCCCAATCAAGATTTCTGCCTCTACTGTATGACGTGTGAACAACTGATCTGCAAAGTATGTGCAAAACAGCACCGGGCACCAAAACACACAGTCGTTGATCTCAAGAGTGCTACTGAAAAAAGCATTAAAAACATTATAGATGGTGCTTCTCAGCTAGATAGAAGTTGTTATAATTTAACCAGTAGATTGGAGCCTTTGTTTTACAATCTTTGTATCATGATCAATGAAACAAAAAGGCATATTTCTGAAAAAGCAGACAAAGAAGTTATCAAGATAAGAATCATGGAGAAAAACCTTTTGCAAGAGGCTTCAGATGCAGGTAGTAGAAAGGGCAAAACATTAGCAAAACTTATGTTTGCAAAGGAGTCACTATCGTCAGTACAATATTCAAACACACCTTGCGAGAGTATGAAGATACTTAAGAACAGacaaaaacatcttcaagagTACATCAACATAGATGCAGAAGAAGCTGTAGATTTGACGAACGATCTGTCCTTCCTGAGTTTCAAAGAAAGTGAAGGTGGGATGGAAGGTGAGATGGGGACACTTTTACTAAAAGAAACACGGTGGGAAATGTTGACAGCCGAAGTCGGTGGACAATTTAATGGGGCATTTTCCACAGACCGTTTAATTTTAATGGGTCAGGAAGATGCACTAAGAACGAAACCAAGAATGAAACCAGATGGAAACATTTTGCACACTTATAATCAGTCGTGGCTCAGGGGTTACTTAGAAAACCCCAACTCACTTGCTGTAAATAAAGATGACCATATCATTATCTTGGACGGTCCAACGGTCAAGACTTTTGGGTCAAACTGTCGGCTTCTTATTAGCCAGTTCACTCCAGATGAAGACTTTGAACCCACGTGTCTTGCAGTAGATGAGAACAATCTGATAGCAGTGGGTTATGAAGACAAGGAAACGGTTTCTCTACACAACCCTGATGGATCCCTCATCAGAACACGGTCTACTCCAGGGATTGATAAGTACATGGCCATGAGGAATCAGCGAATCATTTACACCAGTCGTATTGATCGTGCGCTTATATGTGTCCAGTGTTGCAGTCGAGACCTCCCCGTTCGAGACCGAGGGGGAAACCGAGCTCCCCCTCCCCATCCGACACCGATACACCGAGGGGGAGACCGAGCTCCCCCTCCCCATCCGACACCGATATACCGAGGGGGAGACCGAGCTCCCCCTCCCCATCTGACACCGATACACCGATGGGGAGACCGAGCTCCCCCTCCCCATCCGACACCGATACACCGAGGGGGAGACCGAGCTCCCCCTCCCCATCCGTCACCGATACACCGATGGGGAGACCGAGCTCCCCCTCCCCATCCGACACCGATACACCGAGGGGGAGACCGAGCTCCCCCTCCCCATCCGACACCGATACACCGATGGGGAGACCGAGCTCCCCCTCCCCATCCGACACCGATACACCGAGGGGGAGACCGAGCTCCCCCTCCCCATCCGACACCGAAACCAAGACCGATATCAGGGTATCCGACACCGAAACCAAGACagagacctacatgtaccccACGCAGACAAACAATTATGTAA